One stretch of Deinobacterium chartae DNA includes these proteins:
- a CDS encoding GNAT family N-acetyltransferase, whose amino-acid sequence MLISQPVTSETFSTFIAILSASARALEARGEALWQPEHVTPESIADEYALEALRLALTPEGEAVATFALLEHDPQFWPDDPPGSALYLHKLAVHPDHQGRGYGHAALGAARRETVARGLPSLRLDTAWDRPKLHRFYESFGFEARGKRVMGPYTVRLYALNLA is encoded by the coding sequence ATGCTCATCAGCCAGCCGGTAACTTCTGAAACTTTTTCGACGTTCATCGCTATTCTCAGCGCAAGCGCGCGTGCTCTCGAGGCCCGGGGCGAGGCGCTGTGGCAGCCCGAGCACGTGACCCCCGAGAGCATCGCGGACGAATACGCCCTGGAGGCCCTGCGGCTGGCCCTGACCCCCGAGGGCGAGGCGGTGGCGACGTTTGCCCTGCTCGAGCACGACCCGCAGTTCTGGCCGGACGACCCGCCGGGAAGTGCGCTTTACCTGCACAAGCTGGCCGTGCACCCGGACCACCAGGGGCGCGGTTACGGACACGCGGCCCTCGGGGCGGCGCGCCGGGAAACGGTTGCGCGGGGCCTGCCCTCGTTGCGGCTGGACACGGCCTGGGACCGGCCCAAGCTGCACCGCTTCTACGAGAGCTTCGGCTTTGAAGCGCGGGGGAAGCGCGTGATGGGGCCGTACACGGTCCGGCTCTATGCGCTGAACCTGGCTTGA